Proteins from a genomic interval of Nocardioides jishulii:
- a CDS encoding sensor histidine kinase: protein MYDISGNRQDPWLHDDPPDLRSLARRAVSSNGPRADQEAVLSLLAVLTSVSSGLSLDDKLARIMAVAKEITGAHEAVFELVDGPTHRGPPKKRGWEVLEADVRSQEEVIGHLKLVGKTTRAGGFTELDREIAQALAAASGVLIENARLRDQVRRHHLASRAQGTDLDVEHLGEADQWSSLEDRDRIARDLHDLVIQRLFALGLDVEAISWLRDPAEIARRLARDSAEIDTTIRDIRRIIFRLGATGDDTDPRAAVEELVDRATRTMKLRPRLEFRGPVRTVIDPGLLSDVLAVLSEGLSNAARHARATTCSVELSALDDVVVTIADDGTGLPRVMEESGLANIRARAQQRGGALEIKSVAEVGTTLVWRVPFPELRRAP, encoded by the coding sequence ATGTATGACATCTCGGGAAATCGCCAGGACCCCTGGCTGCACGACGATCCGCCGGACCTCCGATCACTCGCCCGCAGAGCCGTCTCCTCCAACGGGCCGCGAGCCGACCAGGAGGCCGTGCTCTCGCTGCTGGCCGTGCTGACGAGCGTGTCGTCGGGGCTCAGCCTGGACGACAAGCTGGCCCGCATCATGGCAGTGGCCAAGGAGATCACGGGGGCCCACGAGGCAGTCTTCGAGCTCGTGGACGGGCCCACCCACCGGGGACCACCCAAAAAGCGCGGGTGGGAGGTCCTCGAGGCAGACGTCCGGTCCCAGGAGGAGGTCATCGGGCACCTGAAGCTGGTCGGCAAGACCACCCGGGCGGGCGGGTTCACCGAGCTCGACCGGGAGATCGCCCAGGCCCTGGCCGCAGCATCGGGCGTGCTCATCGAGAACGCCAGGCTGCGTGACCAGGTGAGGCGCCACCACCTGGCGTCTCGAGCCCAGGGCACCGACCTGGACGTCGAGCACCTCGGCGAGGCCGACCAGTGGTCCTCGCTGGAGGACAGGGACCGGATCGCCCGCGACCTCCATGACCTGGTCATCCAGCGGCTCTTCGCGTTGGGCCTCGACGTGGAAGCCATCTCGTGGCTGCGAGATCCCGCGGAGATCGCGCGGAGGCTGGCCCGTGACTCGGCAGAGATCGACACCACGATTCGCGACATCAGGCGCATCATCTTCAGGCTCGGTGCGACGGGAGACGACACCGATCCACGCGCCGCCGTCGAGGAGCTGGTCGACAGGGCGACACGGACGATGAAGCTCCGTCCGCGGCTCGAGTTCCGGGGTCCGGTGAGGACGGTGATCGACCCCGGCCTCCTCTCCGACGTCCTGGCGGTGCTGAGCGAGGGCCTGTCCAACGCCGCACGTCACGCCCGGGCCACGACCTGCTCGGTCGAGCTCAGTGCCCTGGACGACGTGGTGGTCACGATCGCCGACGACGGCACCGGACTCCCCCGCGTCATGGAGGAGAGCGGTCTCGCCAACATCCGCGCCCGAGCCCAGCAGCGTGGGGGTGCGTTGGAGATCAAGTCGGTGGCCGAGGTCGGGACGACGCTGGTGTGGCGCGTGCCCTTCCCCGAGCTGCGTCGGGCTCCCTGA
- a CDS encoding YhgE/Pip domain-containing protein has translation MIAIRVAAAELRRLTTGTLPKLAVLALVVVPSLYSGLYLFANDDPYGRLDQVPAALVVQDLGATTAGGEGHPAREVNYGDEVARRLLDGDGGFGWTRTSQTDAEAGIRSGRYDSALVIGPSFSEDLVSAGKFEPRQASLTLITNDANNYMATTIADTIVGKVRDAIAEEVGTEAATTFLRGFASIHTNLASGVEGAERLVKGADELVAGTKQAVTGTRELATGATEASNGTTRLRSGADELASGAGRLTAGASELSSGLGTLATRTRDLPDQTRRLADGAGRVAAGNEEVAAVGRRVAEVTGDVLRQLEEADAALRRRVQELVDDGVLTPAQGRDLIAVLDVARAPVQQAGRDVRQASNRLDKLSAGSGEVAAGAQRLADATPELVRGIDSARAGAGRLQEGAAQLDSGAGRLSTGVDSLASGTAQLATGADRLARGSVRLRDGSIRLRNGTAELRSGLREGLGKIPNPDARTERATARTIGNPVRVADDTLARAGNYGAGLAPFFMSLAAWIGAYVLFLLVKPLSPRPTAAGAAPWQTTFGGWIPAGLIGAVQVLVMFGLVKFALGIDVVHPVATVLLLLLASAAFVAAIQALNVWLGAVGQFLGLVLMLVQLVTAGGTFPWQTVPEPLRSFHQVLPMSYAVEGLRQTLYGGDGQTFTIDVAVLVGVLLVALAFTTWGARRQRTWTIKRLQPELVL, from the coding sequence ATGATCGCGATCCGAGTGGCGGCCGCCGAGCTGCGCCGCCTCACCACGGGGACCCTCCCGAAGCTGGCGGTGCTGGCCCTGGTGGTGGTTCCCTCGCTCTACTCGGGCCTCTACCTCTTCGCCAACGACGACCCCTACGGACGGCTCGACCAGGTGCCGGCTGCCCTGGTGGTGCAGGACCTGGGGGCCACCACCGCGGGCGGGGAGGGACATCCCGCCCGCGAGGTCAACTACGGCGACGAGGTGGCCAGGCGGCTGCTCGACGGCGACGGCGGGTTCGGATGGACCAGGACGAGCCAGACCGATGCGGAGGCAGGCATCCGTTCGGGCAGGTACGACTCCGCCCTGGTCATCGGGCCGTCCTTCTCCGAGGACCTCGTCTCCGCAGGCAAGTTCGAACCTCGGCAGGCGAGCCTGACGTTGATCACCAACGACGCCAACAACTACATGGCGACCACCATCGCCGACACCATCGTGGGGAAGGTGCGCGACGCCATCGCCGAGGAGGTCGGCACCGAGGCGGCGACCACCTTCCTTCGGGGGTTCGCCTCCATCCACACCAACCTGGCGAGCGGGGTCGAGGGCGCGGAACGCCTGGTCAAGGGGGCCGACGAGTTGGTCGCCGGCACGAAGCAGGCCGTCACGGGGACCCGCGAGCTCGCGACGGGAGCGACCGAGGCGTCGAACGGCACGACGCGACTGCGCAGCGGCGCCGACGAGCTCGCCTCCGGGGCGGGACGCCTGACTGCGGGGGCCAGCGAGCTGAGCTCCGGTCTCGGCACCCTGGCGACCCGGACGCGCGACCTGCCCGACCAGACGCGCCGTCTCGCCGACGGTGCCGGTCGGGTCGCTGCGGGCAACGAGGAGGTCGCCGCAGTCGGACGCCGCGTCGCCGAGGTGACCGGCGACGTGCTGCGCCAGCTCGAGGAGGCTGACGCGGCGCTGCGTCGTCGCGTGCAGGAGCTGGTGGACGACGGAGTGCTGACACCGGCCCAGGGCCGCGACCTCATCGCCGTGCTTGACGTGGCCCGCGCTCCGGTCCAGCAGGCAGGGAGGGACGTCCGGCAGGCGTCGAACCGCCTGGACAAGCTCAGTGCCGGGTCGGGCGAGGTCGCCGCCGGCGCGCAACGGCTGGCTGACGCGACGCCCGAGCTGGTCCGCGGGATCGACAGCGCGCGGGCCGGGGCCGGCCGACTGCAGGAGGGTGCTGCCCAGCTCGACTCCGGCGCCGGACGGCTGTCGACGGGGGTCGACTCACTGGCGTCCGGCACCGCCCAGCTGGCGACGGGGGCCGATCGCCTGGCCCGGGGGAGCGTACGGCTGAGGGACGGGAGCATCCGCCTGCGAAACGGGACCGCAGAGCTCCGATCGGGTCTGCGCGAAGGGCTGGGCAAGATCCCGAACCCGGACGCCAGGACGGAACGTGCGACGGCCAGGACGATCGGCAACCCCGTACGTGTGGCCGACGACACGCTCGCCCGCGCCGGCAACTACGGGGCCGGCCTCGCCCCCTTCTTCATGTCGCTCGCCGCGTGGATCGGGGCCTACGTCCTGTTCCTCCTCGTCAAGCCGCTGTCGCCGCGGCCGACCGCTGCGGGCGCGGCCCCGTGGCAGACGACGTTCGGCGGCTGGATACCGGCCGGGCTCATCGGTGCCGTGCAGGTGCTCGTGATGTTCGGGCTGGTGAAGTTCGCGCTCGGCATCGACGTCGTGCACCCGGTCGCGACCGTGCTGCTCCTGCTGCTCGCGTCCGCGGCGTTCGTGGCGGCCATCCAGGCCCTGAACGTGTGGCTGGGCGCCGTGGGGCAGTTCCTGGGCCTGGTGCTGATGCTCGTCCAGCTGGTCACTGCGGGTGGAACGTTCCCCTGGCAGACCGTGCCGGAGCCGCTGCGGAGCTTCCACCAGGTACTGCCCATGTCGTACGCGGTCGAGGGGCTGCGCCAGACGCTGTACGGAGGGGACGGGCAGACCTTCACCATCGACGTGGCGGTGCTGGTCGGCGTGCTCCTGGTCGCGCTGGCCTTCACGACCTGGGGAGCACGTCGCCAGCGGACGTGGACCATCAAACGGCTGCAGCCCGAGCTCGTGCTGTGA